The genome window GACATACTGCCTTGTATACATCAATCACTGTCAATGACTGTCGAGCGGGCTGCCAAGAAGGAGATCACGACTTCGGAATGCATTTCGCGTTTGTGTACGGTGTCAACAGAAGGGTGACTAGAAAGACTGATACGATTGTGCAGCTGTAAACAAATATAGTAATGATTTGTCTTATCTGTAAAGCAATCCTAAATCCTGTAAACAAGATAACGGTGAGCAAGTTGGCTCAATTGAAGGCACGACACTTAGGGCATTTACGAACCGAAATAAGAAATCTTTTAAATCTAtgcttcaaaaattcataggGAAATATCGTGATATCTGTATTTTGCCAGCACTCTCCTATATGAGGGAAacttcttggggggggggggggggggagatgctTTTCTGACAATGTTCTTTTAAAACCAACCTCTacacctgtacagtgtattgacTTGTGTAGCATTCTTTTGGTGCACTTTCTATTCAAACTTTTCTTTTCACAACATCTCAACGGAACGGCGCCTCAGTCAAGGGAAAATCGCTATCCTCATTACACCGATCACCCCTGCTATACAGGCTTTTCCTCCGTCtgatttcatcttcttcttttttttcctcttcataAAGTTCACTTCGTGTAAACTAAAACCTGCCATTTCCATTTAAAATTATTCCAGCAACACAAAGTTACAATAGCAATTGCAAACTTCCTGCTAATAGGTTTCAACCACTTTGCCTCACAATACTTAGGCCCTACTTGCATTTAAGGGAGCAGTGTGCATCGGTTTCAATTTTGGCACTAATCGATTGTCATATCTTAGCATTAATCAATTGTCACATTTAATCAACTACAAACTTTGACATGAATGAATGGAACGATGCAGCTGCAACTGAGTTGTCATCACTTGAAAGGAAAACTGGTGGTCCATGCGCGCAACCAACTTCTGTTCGTCATATCAAATTCTGCTTCTTGACCTTGAAGTTATTATGCAAGACAAATAAACTTTATctaaaaaatacatataatatatttttacTCTTTGTCTCTCTTTGCAGATATACTACAAACACTATGTACATCAAAATATGTCGTCAATAGACAAAACTCCTTTAGTTAATGTTGcagaatacataacatattgTACTTATATTCTTTAAACAGATGGACCCATTCCACAATATCCATACGGAACAGGCCTGAAAACCATGTGACAGTGGTCATCCCTTAAAGCGTTAACACCTAACGAAACATCAAACTTGTATCCTCAAGTGGATTGACACATCTCAAAATGTTCTTACAAAATAGGCCTGAAAATCAGTCAACAGTGGTCATCCGGTAAATGTGTCCGCTAGGTGATGTGTGTATTTCTGAAATGGTCGAAGATCGGCGGCATTTgaaaaaatcaatgcatgacttCGTCATTCCATCGGGGTCGAAGGCATCATGtctgatttgtgtgtgtgtgttgttttttttttaatcgtacAAATGTGTctgcattttcaatttttcatcaCAGAAAATTATCTTCACAGACCGACAGAATCAATTTTCTTTAGAGGAAATTATCTTTACACGCTAACAGacttaacacaaaataaaaggtttGCGCGGCcgtgttcaaaagaaacaaagccATTTGCAGACTTTTTGCTAGAAATTTCATTGATCATACAATCATTGACAATAAATGAAACGCGAAGCAATTATAATTATGCTAACATCAGTCATTTTGGAAAGGCAATTACGATGTAAAAAGTTGTCTGTCGGGGTCTGTGGCAGTTTAATCACAAAATGGCAATCTTTTGTAAAGATAAACCTGAGAACGCTTAACAACAGCGTATTGAATACCCATTACAGTACGGAtattacaacaataacaatttCTATCCATGGGCAGTCAACTTCATCCGAGATGTTTCACAAGAAAATAAGGAtctaaaacaatacaaatactCAACTTTACCAATTTTTCTatacagcaatattaatagagcAGTTATCTTATGATCATTAGATACAGTCATTCATGCTGGCATATTTCATGGCATTTATAACTTTCGTCTTCACATGTAGCTAACATATGTATAAATTTTGAATACTTGGATCATTAATATCGACGGTATAAACATTCTGTGATTTTCATAGACTGTCTTATGAAAATCACTTGcttagttgaaaaaaaaaagtatatttatTCTATGTCAGCAAATTCTTACTCTAAATCTGAAACAGAACGAAGTGTAAATACAATAATTTAATCTAGTTATGTACAAACCAcaacaaacactttttttttactaaaaacAATTTGGAACACTTGGTATGTAGTATATATATAGGTAAAATCATTTCATGAACTCAAGTTTTGTACTTTAATGGAgatatttttcttcttaaatTCAGAACAGTTACAATACTGGCAGAGTACTACATTACTGTATCATTTAATAAAAActtaatatgaaataaattgtaCTTAAAACACAGCAAGAAAAACAACTTAAATTCAGCTgttcaaatacaatttcatatgTAGAGTATAAGTTGAGGCACTAGCTAATCCTGTAgttttttttcacattccaACAAAGTTAATAATTCATTTACAGCGTCCTGTTGACACGGGTCCAACTTTCCCTTCAcatataacaaaatgaaattaggtaGATACAGGTACTGAGTACTAGTAGTTGAAATACAGTAACTACATGTTATGTATACTCTATTTCTATCTTAATTCTATTCCCCTTGTTGTCCACTACATTGACTGAAAGGTGGACGATTTGAATTATTGATATTACCTTACCAGTATGTCAGAAGAATGACGGGAGTTGCAAGCAGTGAATATCAAAGGCAAGGTAAAGCTGCATttcacaaaagagaaaaaaaaaaacccaaaacgaaataaaactgTGATCGAAGTCCTACAGGTGTGATGGAGCAAACTTCAAGGCCACCTTTACCATGTCATTCTTACATTCTTTTTATTACATATTTACAATGAGTTACAATATAAGCACTCACCGAGTACAGCATTAATTCTTTTTAGAGGGACATTATGtgttcttctcttcttcttttctcacGCTTCGAGTGAACGGTGGTGTGTGGTGACTGTAATTATCAACTCTTGGGGTTTTattcttcaaattcaaatgGGTCCGAGTCTTCACCCATACTATCAACAGAAGTGGAGATCAGAACTGGCCCAGGCACTCGTTGAGGTTCATCTGGCTCTGGCAATTCCATAGGATCTGGACTAAACTCTTGGATCTCtaattcttcattctttttcaagACAATGTCTGCAGTGGAGGAATCCATGGGAAGCTTGTCCTGAAAACGACATTCATTCTCATCCTTGGTAAGATTCTTTGGTTGGTTACCTGTACAGGGAAGAACGTTTAAAAGTGGTTCCAGCTGGTTGCCTGTCATTTGTGACAGTGGGAATGCATCAGTATCAGTGGTATGGCTATCTCTGTTGACATCATTTTCCTGTACATTGGCTTTCCCCTCACCCAGAATACCACTGACCTCTAGGATTTCTCCAGAGTCGATTGACTGACGCTCATTTGACTCCTGAAAATTCTCAGCTTTCTTCTGGTCAAGTGGGATGGACTGTGGGGAGTTCAATGCAACCCTTGGCTCTCCCAACATATGTCCATCTTTAGTTTTAACACTGAACTTTGGCTTTGCAGATTTCTTCACTGGTTGTCCCAGGGCTGCACTCTTTACAGCATCACCATCAGAATCCAATGGAGTTGGAGTGGCGGAAGAGTGAAGTAGTTCTTCACATGTTGGTACTTCATCTTTGTCTCGAACAATCTCTATGAtgagtgctctcatttcttcaATGACCGATGATTCTTCACCTGGTGTACTTTTTCTGTGCTCAGGCGGTCTTTGCACTGGAGCAGAAAACGCCTTCTTTCGGTTCTGAAAATTTGGTTTCATCTTTCCTCCTCCAGTACCAGCTTGAGGTTTCTTACCCTCTTTCTTGCTGGGGTTGCCACCAGAGCAAATCTTGTGTTCTTTTCGTTCTTTTtcgtcttttttcttctttttcagttcctttttgagtttcttcaattcTCTTTTTTGCTGGCGTTTCTGTTGACGGAGTAATATTTCATCATCAACATGACTCTGGTTGTCCTTAGCATCAGGTTTCagctttttttcctcttctttgcGGGTCTTCTCCTCGagttttcctttcttcctttgattttttctttcctgatgctctttttcctttttatcccttctttctttcagttttctttctttcttctctttcttttctgtggCTTTTAAAGCCTTCAACTCTTCTTTAGCcttctttatttccattttcttctgCAGTACTTCTTGTTTCCTCTGCTCTTTTATAGCCTTGGCAGATTCTTTGGAATCCTTGGTCAGCTTTCTTGATGATGAATCACCTCCTGCTGTCTCCTCTTTCTTGGGTCGTCCCCGTTTCTTCTTTCGAGGAGGCAGATCTTTGTCTTCTATCTGAATGATCCTCTTTTTCTCTGGCGACTTTCTTAAGTCTGGTGCAGAAATATagttgaaaagaagaaaagagtgaTCACAAAATTACTGAAGAGCAAAACACCCAGAGATCAAACCTAGGAATGTGGACATCTCAATTGTATAAAATGCACGAAACAATTTCATTCCTCCTGCATGCATGCACGCACACAATGACACTTTCTTTCCTGTTTCTTACGTTTTTCCTTTCACATGCTGTTGGGAGGATTGGAAGATGAAACGTTTTGTTACAGAATATCATGACTATCTATATCTGGATTAAGCTTAAGGGCACaatatcatgcatttttttttaatttgatgaaaacagAAGTAACAATGTCTGGCATGTTAGCCTGATATGGCAGTCACAAGTGCCAAATTTAAAATTAAAACCTCCACTCTAAAGACTAGTAGGTTATTAAATTCACAAGATTtctgtgtcattttgtttttattgcatcaTTAACACTTGATTTTCCACATGTCCATCTTATTGGAGTCACAttttgccaaatttcaagtcaaaaactttgaaataacTCAAAACTTTAAATCAGTACCTTCAAAACTAAAGAGATTCTTTAATCCACAAGATTTTTGTGCCAGTTTGTTTTGCCAGTTTCTTCTTATTGCAGGCGCTGATTCAAGAATTCTGTacaagggaggcgcctttacaaactTAAAAGGGGCGCATGTGCCTCCTCGcccatatatttttctttttatgccctttgctttaacaaaaaaaaaaataagtaaagaCTAAAGAATCCACATCCACAGTTTTTATATAcagtatttcttcttttttttttttttcttgtctttttttgtttaaaaaaaaaagttgctgtCATGGCAGCATGTGCTGCTCGAAATAGACAAAAGATGCAGTTTGTATATTTGCAACATTCTACAACATTCTTACACGgttttaatttttaaaaaaaatgccatgATAATGGCCATGCATTGCCTGACATTGACAAAACATGTCTTACACATTTACATTTAGGTATATAGGTGGCATGTGTGCAATATCCAAGTCAAACATTTTAGAATGATGAAGTAATTTGAAAGACAAAATTTGCAACAGTGACAGGCAGACCATGCATGTACTTAAATACTAAAAAGTGTAGAAATCCTAACCCCCCACCCATTGAATGTCTCCATACCTGCTTGCATTTCTTCCAGAAGTTTGCCTTGGACTTCATCCTCAGCTTCGGTGACAAAGTCTTGTACGGCCCCAAGCATCGCCTCAGCTTCATCTAGTATTTCCTCCATCTCAGTGTGACTCAGCATGGATTCTTCTTGCAGCTTTTTCTTGGTGACAGGGCCATGTTCCTTTGGCCTctgaattttcactttccttggTGCTGTGCGAGAAAGATGCAATCATTATGCCAAGCAAAATTAGAATGAAGTCAAACCTTCCAATGAAGTTATACTGACAAAAACAGAAGttgcattcttttttaataatatAGATAGTCTTTTTCTAGATGTGGTCTTTGAGCACAGGTATTCTCAATACAGTCTTTGTTGCTTGTCAGCTCTTTACAACACACATCACATCCTGTACTTCACAATCGCAAAATACACAAAGTCTTTTTTCCAATACCTCATTCATACGGAGACTGTGACCCCACTCACTGATATCAGAGGTATCATGTTGGTGAGGTAATCCTTTCTGCACTTATATTACTGGTTACCAAGCTGTAGGTCAATTACATTTGGTATACATTAGCGCTCAAAAAACTTGTAAAGATAAAACAATAATCATAAATTTTTGTTACTGTCCTGTTCAGAAAATACTCAAGACCAACAATAATTCTGTTACAGTGCATaatattgatttcatttaaaaagTTGCACATGTGGGACTAATTCTTCTTACACCTAAAATTCACAATAATGACAGCACTGTCACCGTGAAACGAAACTAACAATCAAATTCTCAAAAATATCAGTTCTGCAAATCATTATTTCTACTTGCAGGTACAGACAGGAGACACAGGAGcataaatatgcattttttgCTGGCTGCTCATATTGTTTTAGTTGCCATACCtcacaagaacaaaaacaacaggaaAAATTACCCTGCTCTTGGCTACCATCACTGGTGTCATACTCGCCCCAGTGGCCTCTGAAAGTAGCTCCAAATCCAAAGTTCTTGATTCTCTCCTACACAGACatgcaaagaaaatagaatgagACAGCTGGATACCCTGCTTCAGCTGAGTGGAATAGAGGTTATATATGCTATTATCTCAACACATCACTTCCAGAGTCATAAGCAATAAGAGGGATAAGACTGCTGCACTCAACTGAGAGTCTCACACACTCTGTCTGCATAGGTACATTCATGATGGTCTTTCAttgaaattttgacaaattAAGTTCAATGAAATTGACCACAACCAAGGATTGACCCTCAATCCATCTGCTCAAAGGAAACTTTCCAATTTAGACATCCATTACACCAAATGTGAAAACATAATTGAATAAAAACCTACTGCACTTTGAGACAGAAATTGACATCTTAGCTTCACAATTTTGGTGCGACCTTggtccttgacctttgatctttcgCTCCTGTCAGGCCAAGCAACTGAATGTCTATCTATTCTCATCCCTATCATATATAACAACTCATATCCCTAGCTAAAGTTATGCCTTGATAATGAAACTTTTTACCAAAGCTCAGCTGGTTGTCCTTTGACCTGGCCTTCAACCTATTATCATTCCTGTGAATGATAGTTGATTAATTTGCATCAAATATTGTCCAGTCACTTAACAACATAATTACACATTCCAAGCTAAAATTATGACTTGGAATATCAGCTTTTCATTGGCAAAGGTACAGAGACCTCAACTGCTGACCTTTCAcaattattttttcttgaaataatcATCTATTTAGTTGAATAGTCCCTGAAATAAcaatatacagttgaacctctcgtatccggacaagtcgggaccggggctcatccgtataagggatttggccggatacgggagactcaatgctttatacatgtacatatacatacacatgtactgatgtagcccattgtagtacagtgcactcccgttataacgaaatgctcgggaccggcagttttctttcgttacaacgaaatttcgttataaccgaacaaatacaatatataacgaaaacaaggaaccacatatattatgtttgctgaatactcatcatacactgcaaagctatgtgaaatgtgatgggataactgtattacaataataaacgcaagttcccctcagaaactgtgtgtgacacaaggagcgaacacacagtggtgtgaagcgttcacccatgcagagacgctataaatgcttgttccgctatgtactttcgaaagcaattcgcatttcgctataacggaaatttcgctataaccgtgttcgttataagcgaattttgtaccatagactttaatggtgataattttgggaccagaagatttacttcgttataacgaaatttcgttataaccgtgttcgttgtaacgggagtgcactgtaccacatgtagtaatgtgtatactgcaaccttttcattgttacatttggggatgtttggggatgttgaaatgtctggaggtaagcaatttggaaggaaatttgatgaaatgtatgttaatcatgttggaagtaatatgtaattcatgtgtgtttgggtaggagttgtcaaggagttgggaatccccctttcctcccgtaattatttttaaaaaaatcacggcgagattgcgtccgtataatagagagatccggataaagggaggccggataagagaggttcaactgtactggAATATGTTCCGGATATCATTGAGAACACttgctattcttttttttctttttttttttcatgactagGACAAATAGGAAAATGGTTAAACAGGGCAATATCACTGTAATATTTCAAAGGCACAGTGTTTTCATAGGTTAGATgggatgtcttttttttttaccagataTCTGCATAAACCTTGTTTAgaattcatcatttttgttttctttatcaaaagaTTCCACCTACAGCCCTAAGCCAAGCCCAGCCACCCttgtcaaaatatgttgttattcacattaatttttcatttgattcaATTATTCTGCACCCCCGGATATTTATTGTGTGtatcaacaataacaatatttgGTCCATATCACCGTAAATCCAGTGGGACCAGCAGGTTTACACTAATGTTATAAGTTACTGGAATCATAAACAATCATGAACAATCAAAAGTTTTGTGTATGAAATCATGAACAATTATAATGCTTGGTTTATCATATTCCATAATTGGACactatttcataaaacaaagaaatttacattcATCTTCCAACTGAAAGCTGTCACTAATATGTTTAAATGGAATACTAGAGAAAAACTTGCAACATTTTGTATTTGGTGAGTAATGACAAATCTAAAACATAGATTTCTCAACACTTGTAGAATTCAGCAGGTACCGTATATTGCAATGTCATGGCTAACTGGAGGATTAATCTCGTATCTCTCACCcgctttttcttttgtgtgtgtgggagagCAATAATGAATATTACTTTTAGACATCTACAGGTGACAGTACCATGAAGTGACATTTCCCAAAGTGTCATCACAGAAAATACAGCAGTGCAGCTTTAAGCCACGATCTATGTTTCTAACTATACCATCTATTAGaaatttaattttgctctatgtTTAGTCACATATCAATCATTACCTCTATTGGCATTTTCAGAGCCTCATCTGCCACTGCTTTAGCCTCCAGTATCTTCTGAGAGTAGTTGTGGCCTTTAATTGTCATCTGCACATGAAGGAAGGCATTCAAAAAGAAGACTTATCAAAGGAAACAGGAGCATCGTATACAACTGGCAAACAATCTTGGAACCGATCACGATCGGTCAAGGGTATCAAGCCATATTGTCAGCTTTGTTCAAGACAAACAGCTATAGGGGATGCTGGACTTGAAATACAATTAGGCGTTACGGCTTTGAGAGTTACCAAGGTGTTGAGTGTTACCAAGTCTATAAAAATGTGGAGACTGGTTTCACTTCCATTGttaatgaaaattttgcaacaaATATCAAGTGGCACGAAGGACAGTGTTGCCACTTCCTATAAAGAGCAGCTAGATCAATAATCCAGTTGCAAGAATGTAGAGATTACTAACCTATTCATATTCTTCTGAAACTGAAAGTAGAAAATTTGAATCTCACTCTAAGAGTGTGGAGTCAACTATGTCATTTCAATCATCTTGGAGATTGAATTTTTAAATGGAGCTGGTAGGCACACACTTAAATACCACACTGACCATGCCCATGGAACCACGTGCTGGCTTCCCTATACCCCCATATATAACTATGGATTCATCTTTAGAAAGACATTATTTGGTCATAATTACTTTATTTAGGAGACACACGACCTCAGGAAGACGATTTGTGTCCTCTTAACATTTTCAACTATGTCATATCCCATTCAATTGCTTGCTTCTCTGCTGACATTTACACAATGTCTTCCTAAAGCCGGATCCAGAG of Diadema setosum chromosome 15, eeDiaSeto1, whole genome shotgun sequence contains these proteins:
- the LOC140239021 gene encoding uncharacterized protein isoform X3; protein product: MLKVMMNSPVKEEDTGRECTPPRLHKKQRLCRKPTHKATCPVNPSRRLVFSSQEVQSPLSGNVPGRKRKRKVKHRRKGRSIKQDFQTRSIDILGTWVQCNNTDCMKWRYLSDVSDPSLVPDVWTCEMNSDTSHNSCMLPEEDYSSLEFVHAKYTEGSIVWAKMQGYPWWPAMVEEDPDTELFLYRDPISDYVTDYHVVFLDKRVTRMWVKLANIQKYDGGECPGPMTIKGHNYSQKILEAKAVADEALKMPIEERIKNFGFGATFRGHWGEYDTSDGSQEQAPRKVKIQRPKEHGPVTKKKLQEESMLSHTEMEEILDEAEAMLGAVQDFVTEAEDEVQGKLLEEMQADLRKSPEKKRIIQIEDKDLPPRKKKRGRPKKEETAGGDSSSRKLTKDSKESAKAIKEQRKQEVLQKKMEIKKAKEELKALKATEKKEKKERKLKERRDKKEKEHQERKNQRKKGKLEEKTRKEEEKKLKPDAKDNQSHVDDEILLRQQKRQQKRELKKLKKELKKKKKDEKERKEHKICSGGNPSKKEGKKPQAGTGGGKMKPNFQNRKKAFSAPVQRPPEHRKSTPGEESSVIEEMRALIIEIVRDKDEVPTCEELLHSSATPTPLDSDGDAVKSAALGQPVKKSAKPKFSVKTKDGHMLGEPRVALNSPQSIPLDQKKAENFQESNERQSIDSGEILEVSGILGEGKANVQENDVNRDSHTTDTDAFPLSQMTGNQLEPLLNVLPCTGNQPKNLTKDENECRFQDKLPMDSSTADIVLKKNEELEIQEFSPDPMELPEPDEPQRVPGPVLISTSVDSMGEDSDPFEFEE
- the LOC140239021 gene encoding uncharacterized protein isoform X2 — protein: MFKMATEHCTEGMNSPVKEEDTGRECTPPRLHKKQRLCRKPTHKATCPVNPSRRLVFSSQEGNVPGRKRKRKVKHRRKGRSIKQDFQTRSIDILGTWVQCNNTDCMKWRYLSDVSDPSLVPDVWTCEMNSDTSHNSCMLPEEDYSSLEFVHAKYTEGSIVWAKMQGYPWWPAMVEEDPDTELFLYRDPISDYVTDYHVVFLDKRVTRMWVKLANIQKYDGGECPGPMTIKGHNYSQKILEAKAVADEALKMPIEERIKNFGFGATFRGHWGEYDTSDGSQEQAPRKVKIQRPKEHGPVTKKKLQEESMLSHTEMEEILDEAEAMLGAVQDFVTEAEDEVQGKLLEEMQADLRKSPEKKRIIQIEDKDLPPRKKKRGRPKKEETAGGDSSSRKLTKDSKESAKAIKEQRKQEVLQKKMEIKKAKEELKALKATEKKEKKERKLKERRDKKEKEHQERKNQRKKGKLEEKTRKEEEKKLKPDAKDNQSHVDDEILLRQQKRQQKRELKKLKKELKKKKKDEKERKEHKICSGGNPSKKEGKKPQAGTGGGKMKPNFQNRKKAFSAPVQRPPEHRKSTPGEESSVIEEMRALIIEIVRDKDEVPTCEELLHSSATPTPLDSDGDAVKSAALGQPVKKSAKPKFSVKTKDGHMLGEPRVALNSPQSIPLDQKKAENFQESNERQSIDSGEILEVSGILGEGKANVQENDVNRDSHTTDTDAFPLSQMTGNQLEPLLNVLPCTGNQPKNLTKDENECRFQDKLPMDSSTADIVLKKNEELEIQEFSPDPMELPEPDEPQRVPGPVLISTSVDSMGEDSDPFEFEE
- the LOC140239021 gene encoding uncharacterized protein isoform X1, whose amino-acid sequence is MFKMATEHCTEGMNSPVKEEDTGRECTPPRLHKKQRLCRKPTHKATCPVNPSRRLVFSSQEVQSPLSGNVPGRKRKRKVKHRRKGRSIKQDFQTRSIDILGTWVQCNNTDCMKWRYLSDVSDPSLVPDVWTCEMNSDTSHNSCMLPEEDYSSLEFVHAKYTEGSIVWAKMQGYPWWPAMVEEDPDTELFLYRDPISDYVTDYHVVFLDKRVTRMWVKLANIQKYDGGECPGPMTIKGHNYSQKILEAKAVADEALKMPIEERIKNFGFGATFRGHWGEYDTSDGSQEQAPRKVKIQRPKEHGPVTKKKLQEESMLSHTEMEEILDEAEAMLGAVQDFVTEAEDEVQGKLLEEMQADLRKSPEKKRIIQIEDKDLPPRKKKRGRPKKEETAGGDSSSRKLTKDSKESAKAIKEQRKQEVLQKKMEIKKAKEELKALKATEKKEKKERKLKERRDKKEKEHQERKNQRKKGKLEEKTRKEEEKKLKPDAKDNQSHVDDEILLRQQKRQQKRELKKLKKELKKKKKDEKERKEHKICSGGNPSKKEGKKPQAGTGGGKMKPNFQNRKKAFSAPVQRPPEHRKSTPGEESSVIEEMRALIIEIVRDKDEVPTCEELLHSSATPTPLDSDGDAVKSAALGQPVKKSAKPKFSVKTKDGHMLGEPRVALNSPQSIPLDQKKAENFQESNERQSIDSGEILEVSGILGEGKANVQENDVNRDSHTTDTDAFPLSQMTGNQLEPLLNVLPCTGNQPKNLTKDENECRFQDKLPMDSSTADIVLKKNEELEIQEFSPDPMELPEPDEPQRVPGPVLISTSVDSMGEDSDPFEFEE